The following nucleotide sequence is from Nitrososphaerota archaeon.
GTTCCTTCTCACGCTCAACAATCTGTAGTAGGCCTACAAACTGCTGTTCAAACAGTGAACCTAGGACTGTATACCGGTACTGAGCACCATCCTTTTCAACCAATCCGCATCTCACAAGCTCACGTAGCCTAGTGTAGTATCTCTTCTTCGACATCCCGAGCTCTTCAAGGGCTTCACGCCCTCCCTTCATGCCACGACCCACTTGGACAAAAATTTCAATGGCGTCAACATTTGCGAGCGTGGACCCTATTTTACTCATCTGTCTGAATAGCTGCTTGTTCTGAGAATCCATCGTTGTTAAGCCCAATTAAGTTACTTAAAACAGTTTCCATATATGGATTAAACATTGATAAATAACCCAACTGTAGAGATGACGCGAAAACTGTGCGCCATGCCAGATAGGCGTGATGTAACGAATATTTGGCGATGATCTAAAAACATCCTTGGCGGAATGACATTTCTGTCTTCCGCCAGTTTTCTGCCGGTTTAGAAGAGAACGCGCGCCTTTAGTTGGCTACTCTTCCTTCGTTCCTTCCCCGACTACTTCTGCTTGGGCAAATCTAGGTGCGACGTCTGTGACCTTGATTCGCGCTTTCTGACCTGCTTTTGTTCCTGGCACGAAGATTACGAAACCCTCGATCTTCGCAATACCGTCTCCACGTCGGCTTGTCTCTGTTATAGTGACGTCATATTCCTTACCGGTCTCAACTGGCGCAGGCTTTGAAGGCCTGATGCCAAAACCGCCACTGTTTCCTGGACTCAACTGCTTCTCTCACTCCTAGCGCTCGGCTGCGCCGAATCTTAGTAGAGACGCGTTTAATATATGTCTACCGATGCTTGTCTAGTTCATCCTTCAACAAGCGGGACGTACACAGCCCTCTTCTTATCCGCCTCTTCGATTATTCTTGAGACGGTTCTCCTTCTCCAGTTTACTCGGTGCTGTGCGTTGCAGACCTCGCATTTGAAGATGGATTCTGTGAGTGCGCTTCTGGATCTTCTTCCACTTGATTTCGAGAATTCGGTTTCTTGCGTTTCTTCAATGCTTCCCCAAGCTTGAGCGGATGGTTGTTGCTGGCTTAACTGGTATTCACGTATCATTCGTTCCAGTGTGCCGGCGCTGACGCCTGTTGAGAGCGCAGCCTTCAGGAAGTGTGTCTGCTTCTCCTCGTTCTTCAGCTGAGATATCGCGATCAAGTGTTTAAGGCCTATACCAGGTTCGGTCTCGCCGTTAAAGAGTGCCTGAGCTTCTTTCTTGACCTCTGGCGATAGGTTCCTGAGTTGAAGGATTCGCACGATCCATGATTGGTCAAAGAGGTGATCAAACTTCTCTTCAAGCTGACGGGTCGTGAGTTTTCCTTTTCCTCTGTCCCAGTCTTCATAGAACACATCGAAGAGCCTGATTGGGTCGAGCTTTCCGCGGAGGTAATTCATCTTTATGCACATTACCTTCGCCTGCTCATCATCGAGATCTACTATGATGGCAGGTACTGCTTCCCATCCGTGCTCCTTCGCGGCTAGGAACCTGTGCTCGCCGTCGATAATCTGCATTTTTCCGGATTGCTGTGGTCTCACGATTACTGGTTGCATCTT
It contains:
- a CDS encoding TRAM domain-containing protein — its product is MSPGNSGGFGIRPSKPAPVETGKEYDVTITETSRRGDGIAKIEGFVIFVPGTKAGQKARIKVTDVAPRFAQAEVVGEGTKEE
- a CDS encoding ParB/RepB/Spo0J family partition protein gives rise to the protein MKTVGEVVSIPVSDLEVNPWNCNVMSEAQMRLLIETVKRSGPEKMQPVIVRPQQSGKMQIIDGEHRFLAAKEHGWEAVPAIIVDLDDEQAKVMCIKMNYLRGKLDPIRLFDVFYEDWDRGKGKLTTRQLEEKFDHLFDQSWIVRILQLRNLSPEVKKEAQALFNGETEPGIGLKHLIAISQLKNEEKQTHFLKAALSTGVSAGTLERMIREYQLSQQQPSAQAWGSIEETQETEFSKSSGRRSRSALTESIFKCEVCNAQHRVNWRRRTVSRIIEEADKKRAVYVPLVEG